CGTGGGCGGCGTCGCGGTGATCCGCGTCGGCGCGGCGACCGAGGTCGAGATGAAGGAGAAGAAGGCGCGCGTCGAGGACGCGATGCACGCGACCCGCGCAGCCGTCGAGGAGGGCATCGTCCCCGGCGGCGGCGTCGCGCTGCTGCGCTGCCTGAAGGCCATCGAGGACCTCAAGCTCGACGACGAAAAGCAGTTCGGCGTCAACATCGTGCGCCGCGCGCTCGAGGAGCCGCTGCGCCAGATCGCGACCAACGGCGGCTATGACGGATCGATCGTCGTCGAGAAGGTCAAAAACGGCGAGGGTGCGTTCGGGTTCAACGCCGCCACCGGCGAGTACGGTGACCTGCTGAACGCCGGCGTGATCGACCCGACCAAGGTCGTCCGCACGGCGCTGCAGAACGCCTCGTCGGTCGCGTCGCTGCTGCTCACGACCGAGGCGCTCATCGCCGAGAAGCCCAAGAAGAAAGAAGACGCTGGCGCCGCCGGGGCCCATGGCCACGGCGGCATGGGCGACATGGGCTTCTAGCAGCCCGCCGTCGCTACGCACGCGACGACCGTCGGAGTGTCGGGGCCGCGCATGGCGCGGCCCCGTTTTTTTCGCGCTCGTCTACCGCGCGCACCGGCGCGCCCCCTGCCGCTTCTCGGCCCGCTGCCGCCGTCGCTTCCCGGTCCGCAGTATCCTCGTGCCGTGCCGGCGGTGTTCCTCGCGCTCGACGACCTAGGCCTCGGCATCCAGTGGTCCGACTGGCTCGAGGCGGGCGGCTACGACGTAGCGTGGTCGCGAACGCCGGCCGGGCCGCCCCCCGAGTCCCTCGACCGGGCGCCGGCGGCCGTGATCCTCGGCGACGCCCCCAACGAGCTGTCGCTCGAGAAGTTCGCGCGCAGCTGGCGCGCCCTCGAGCCGCCCCCGGCCGTCCTCGCGCTGGCGCGCGACGCCGGCGCGGCGCGCGCAGCGGATGCCGTTCGGGCAGTACCGCTCCCCGTTTCGGCCGGCGCGGCCGACGTGTGCGCGCTCGTGCGCCGCGCCATCGACCTGCGGTTCGCGGCAGAGCTGTCGCAGCGGTTCGCGCTGCATGCCCTCGGCGCCGCCGGCGTCGACGCGACGGATCCAGTCGAGCGCATCATCCACGGCGCCCGCGACGCGCCCCTCGACATCGTCCGCGAGGCGCTGCGGCCGCGCGCGTTCGAGTACGTGTCGGCCACTGCGCGCGTCGACGACCTGCGCGCCGCGCGCTTGCTCGACGTGCCGGCGATCGAACTCGCGCTGCGATTGACCGGCGCCATCACCCTGGCGACGGCGATCGACTCGGCCGCCGACCCGGCCCGCTCGGCGCGCACGCTGTGGGCGCTGCTGTGTGCCGGCGCCGCGCGCCTCACCCGCGAGCCTCCCGACCAGACCACGCACGAGCGCCGCGCCGTGTCGCGCGCACGACACCACATACGCGAGCGCCTTCAGCGACTGCGGCGAGGCCGCGCGACCTACTACGACGTGCTCGATGTCCCCCCCGACGCGACGGCCGCCGAGATCGGCGACGCGCGCGCGCGGCTCGCGCTGCGATTTTCGCCGCAGCGGCTGCGCCACCTCGACCTCGGCGACCTCGCGGCAGCCGTCGAGCCGCTGTGGCAGCAGGTCGACAAGGCGACCGCGCGCCTGTCGGATGCCTCCGAGCGCGCGCGCTACAATGCGTGGCTGCTGGCCAAGGGCGTCGATGTCGCGGCGCGCCACCGCGGGCAGCCGATCGACCGATCGGGCGCGGAGGCCGAGTTCGAAGCGGGCCAGCTCGCGCTCGCCCGCGGCGACGTCGCCAAGGCGGTGGCGTTCTTCGCCGCCGCGGCGCGCAAGTACCCCGACCACGTCGACTACGAGTCCTACCTGGCGTGGGCGCGTTACCGCGCGGACATCGACCGCGGCGCCGACCGAACGGCGACGGCGCTGCGCTACCGGACCGAGGTCGAACAGCTCCAGTCGGGGCGTGCGCCGCGACCGCGCGCGCTGCTCGCGCTGGCGCTGCTGTGCGCCGCCTGCCGCGACGACGGAGCCGCCCGCTGGTACCTCGAGGAG
Above is a genomic segment from Deltaproteobacteria bacterium containing:
- the groEL gene encoding molecular chaperone GroEL (60 kDa chaperone family; promotes refolding of misfolded polypeptides especially under stressful conditions; forms two stacked rings of heptamers to form a barrel-shaped 14mer; ends can be capped by GroES; misfolded proteins enter the barrel where they are refolded when GroES binds; many bacteria have multiple copies of the groEL gene which are active under different environmental conditions; the B.japonicum protein in this cluster is expressed constitutively; in Rhodobacter, Corynebacterium and Rhizobium this protein is essential for growth) — encoded protein: VGGVAVIRVGAATEVEMKEKKARVEDAMHATRAAVEEGIVPGGGVALLRCLKAIEDLKLDDEKQFGVNIVRRALEEPLRQIATNGGYDGSIVVEKVKNGEGAFGFNAATGEYGDLLNAGVIDPTKVVRTALQNASSVASLLLTTEALIAEKPKKKEDAGAAGAHGHGGMGDMGF